In Kordiimonas pumila, a single genomic region encodes these proteins:
- a CDS encoding PepSY-associated TM helix domain-containing protein, with translation MRTDIIKLYKDIHTWVGICSGLALFIAFYAGAITMFEKQINDWASPPSGIEAPLDLAETDRLLNATIEAYPEVKSSYQIHLYPSPSTPSSVMWHIPLEPEKGRRSKQAYYAASFAGDGTVLKTKLQKPELAHFINILHQQVGLPFSHEIAMPIMGVIALLYSLALVSGTIILIPSLVKDLFLLRIGKNLKRMWLDVHNVLGIFSLPFHIVMALTSVIFAFHDQIYDTQNVVLYDNKIADLWATGTLKYPQHPENTPLLAVPTLIEKLAVDAPDFRPTILHYTTQPEKQTTLRIDGTDSRRLLRGPTYGIANADPYTGELVGTGMMPGRQDGWGSALTSFFALHFGGYGGISVRWGYFFMGLAGAFLFYSGNLLWVESRRKKARRGANVEQKKSTEFMGSLTVGVSLGSIIGLSLTIAAAKWLHSFAGDLGAWHSGLYYIAFLAAIGVAFAMGAAKACVTLLHTAALTTLLIPLSSLIGLITDNTPTFYNSSTSALSFDFVAAIGSLCFALMAKRASRRIAEGPTDSIWSAAS, from the coding sequence ATGCGCACCGATATTATCAAACTTTATAAAGACATTCATACGTGGGTTGGTATATGCAGCGGCCTAGCCTTGTTTATTGCTTTTTATGCCGGGGCCATAACAATGTTTGAAAAACAGATAAACGACTGGGCCAGCCCGCCTTCAGGTATAGAAGCACCTCTTGACCTGGCAGAAACTGACAGGCTACTGAATGCAACGATAGAGGCATACCCAGAAGTAAAAAGCAGCTACCAAATTCACCTATACCCTTCGCCTTCAACACCTTCAAGTGTCATGTGGCATATACCGCTTGAACCAGAAAAAGGCAGGCGCAGCAAACAGGCTTATTATGCGGCCAGTTTTGCAGGTGACGGTACGGTTTTAAAAACAAAGCTTCAAAAACCTGAACTGGCACATTTCATCAATATCCTTCATCAACAAGTAGGCCTACCCTTCAGTCATGAAATTGCCATGCCTATTATGGGGGTAATAGCCCTTCTGTATTCATTGGCGCTCGTATCCGGAACAATCATATTAATTCCCAGTCTCGTGAAAGACCTGTTCCTGCTGCGTATTGGAAAAAACCTTAAGCGCATGTGGCTGGATGTTCACAATGTACTAGGGATTTTCAGCCTGCCTTTTCATATTGTTATGGCTTTAACCTCGGTTATCTTTGCTTTTCATGACCAGATTTATGACACGCAGAACGTGGTTCTCTATGACAATAAAATAGCTGACCTCTGGGCAACAGGCACATTAAAGTACCCGCAGCACCCTGAAAATACACCCTTACTAGCCGTACCAACCCTGATAGAAAAACTGGCTGTTGATGCCCCTGACTTCAGGCCAACCATTCTGCACTATACAACGCAGCCCGAGAAACAAACCACGCTCAGAATTGATGGCACCGATAGCCGCCGCCTTCTTCGCGGCCCAACATACGGCATTGCAAATGCAGACCCTTATACCGGCGAACTGGTCGGCACAGGGATGATGCCGGGGCGCCAAGATGGTTGGGGTAGTGCACTGACCAGCTTTTTTGCCCTGCATTTTGGAGGTTACGGCGGCATATCAGTTCGCTGGGGGTATTTCTTTATGGGTCTTGCTGGCGCCTTTCTCTTTTATTCAGGTAATTTGCTGTGGGTAGAATCGCGGCGAAAAAAAGCCCGGCGCGGCGCCAATGTAGAGCAAAAAAAATCTACCGAATTCATGGGTAGCCTAACCGTTGGGGTTTCACTTGGTTCCATTATCGGGCTTTCTTTAACCATTGCTGCGGCCAAATGGCTCCACAGCTTTGCAGGCGACCTCGGCGCATGGCACAGCGGCCTATATTACATAGCCTTTCTTGCCGCAATTGGTGTTGCATTTGCCATGGGCGCAGCTAAGGCCTGTGTCACCCTATTGCACACAGCCGCACTAACAACACTCCTTATACCTCTATCGAGCCTCATAGGCCTTATAACAGACAACACGCCTACCTTTTACAATAGCTCCACCAGCGCCCTTAGTTTTGACTTCGTGGCAGCCATAGGCAGCCTGTGCTTCGCCCTTATGGCAAAACGTGCATCAAGACGGATAGCAGAAGGCCCTACTGACAGCATTTGGTCAGCCGCAAGCTAA
- a CDS encoding NAD-dependent epimerase, with protein sequence MTILVTGAAGFIGMHVSQALLARGESVLGIDNLNDYYDPALKHARLTELSKEKAFSFSKCDFADAIALREVTKTHRISAVIHLGAQAGVRYSIENPAAYIQSNLVGHANIMELCRHSDTVDHLVYASSSSVYGGNTKQPFSVDDPVETPISLYAATKRADELLSQSYAHLYSMPQTGLRFFTVYGPWGRPDMAYWLFTDAILNGKPIKVFNHGDMSRDFTYIDDIVTGILAVLASPPQKGDDNAFGNPAPHKIYNIGNNKPEQLLHMIEVLETALGMKAEKQFEPMQAGDVKSTFADISALTKDFGFKPSTSLESGIQNFVTWYRRYKGL encoded by the coding sequence ATGACGATTCTGGTTACCGGCGCTGCGGGTTTCATTGGCATGCATGTATCACAGGCACTCCTTGCACGCGGAGAATCCGTTTTAGGTATTGATAACCTGAACGATTATTACGACCCCGCCTTAAAACATGCACGCCTTACAGAACTTTCAAAAGAAAAGGCATTTTCTTTCAGTAAATGCGACTTTGCAGATGCCATCGCCCTGCGTGAAGTTACCAAAACACATAGAATCAGTGCTGTCATACATTTGGGGGCACAGGCTGGCGTTCGTTATTCAATTGAAAACCCAGCGGCCTATATACAGTCTAATTTAGTCGGCCATGCAAATATCATGGAATTATGCCGTCATTCTGACACCGTAGATCATCTGGTTTATGCCAGTTCCAGCAGTGTTTACGGCGGCAACACCAAACAACCCTTCTCTGTTGACGACCCGGTCGAAACCCCTATTTCACTTTATGCTGCAACCAAACGCGCTGACGAGCTTCTGAGCCAAAGTTACGCGCACCTCTACAGCATGCCACAAACCGGCCTTAGGTTCTTTACCGTGTACGGCCCGTGGGGGCGGCCTGACATGGCTTACTGGCTGTTCACCGATGCTATTTTAAACGGCAAGCCAATCAAAGTGTTTAACCACGGCGATATGTCCCGCGATTTCACATATATTGATGATATTGTAACGGGTATTCTCGCCGTTCTTGCCAGCCCTCCCCAAAAAGGCGATGACAATGCCTTTGGTAACCCCGCCCCTCACAAAATCTACAACATTGGCAATAACAAGCCAGAACAGTTGCTTCACATGATTGAAGTTCTTGAGACTGCCTTGGGGATGAAAGCTGAAAAACAGTTTGAACCCATGCAAGCTGGTGATGTGAAAAGCACCTTTGCAGATATATCAGCTTTAACCAAAGACTTTGGCTTTAAACCCAGCACATCGCTGGAAAGTGGTATACAGAACTTTGTTACATGGTACAGGCGCTATAAAGGCCTATAA
- a CDS encoding 4-(cytidine 5'-diphospho)-2-C-methyl-D-erythritol kinase translates to MPYVTRYLDDSITVNAPAKLNLFLHITGRRPNGYHELESLFAFTKQGDKIHIKQSDLPGFRVEGLFAKHLKGLDPKENLVLKAATILAEYAARPLDVTICLEKNLPVASGIGGGSADAAATLLALDAFWGLDCNKNFLESLALQLGADVPACLYNVPLYVTGIGECMAPADLPKQYGVVLINPGVALSTPAVFKAYRAQAKQFDAPMGRVLPKDSFRFIEFLKAKTHNSLLAASKTLCPEIVAVLSLLKQDKQALYVQMSGSGATCFALYNTQKEADSAARRIRALMPSWWVMADTLSL, encoded by the coding sequence ATGCCGTATGTTACCCGGTACCTTGATGACAGTATTACCGTAAATGCACCAGCAAAGCTGAACCTGTTTTTGCATATTACAGGCAGGCGCCCTAATGGTTACCATGAACTGGAAAGCCTGTTTGCTTTCACAAAACAGGGTGACAAGATACATATCAAACAGTCTGACCTGCCGGGTTTTCGGGTGGAAGGGCTTTTTGCTAAACATCTTAAGGGTTTAGACCCAAAAGAAAATCTGGTTTTAAAGGCCGCGACGATATTAGCTGAATATGCCGCTCGCCCGCTTGATGTTACTATTTGCCTAGAAAAAAACCTGCCTGTTGCCTCAGGTATTGGCGGTGGGTCTGCTGATGCAGCGGCTACACTGCTTGCACTTGATGCCTTTTGGGGGCTGGACTGCAATAAAAACTTCCTTGAAAGTCTGGCCCTACAGCTTGGCGCAGATGTGCCAGCGTGCCTCTATAATGTGCCGCTTTATGTTACAGGAATAGGCGAATGCATGGCGCCCGCCGACCTGCCCAAACAGTATGGGGTTGTTCTCATCAATCCGGGAGTTGCCCTTTCGACACCAGCGGTTTTTAAAGCTTACAGGGCGCAAGCTAAGCAATTTGATGCGCCGATGGGTAGGGTGCTACCTAAAGACAGCTTTCGTTTCATTGAGTTTTTAAAAGCAAAAACTCATAATAGCTTGCTTGCTGCATCTAAAACTTTATGCCCTGAAATAGTGGCGGTACTTTCCCTCTTAAAGCAGGATAAGCAAGCTTTGTATGTCCAGATGTCTGGTAGCGGTGCCACTTGCTTTGCTCTTTATAATACCCAAAAGGAAGCAGACAGTGCCGCAAGGCGAATAAGGGCCCTCATGCCGTCATGGTGGGTGATGGCTGACACGCTTTCACTATAA
- a CDS encoding tetratricopeptide repeat protein, with the protein MKLQPLIATILLLASGGCVSSTGEDAAPTVSPLYSENSYTADSASFYGPFVAATEAQHSERYQASADYYLEALKLDPDSKFVADRAFFQLIYAGRMDDAAKIAAEISMSNVDEEDDLVHLFYVLQAFKQKNWPDVRLRMNERLGTGFGYIIAPILSAWSYAAEGDLVAAQAALAPLGENPRLAGIEQEHLAYIYDYLGDYGKAAEQYKVVTAIEPSVSLQPVIAYAHMLYKMGQKEAAREFLGQQITKYESHSFLLREGAQVTNGLAPTHQVDTPNGALSMVFYRLASEFAQNGSLQTAIVYLRVASYLTPEVSDIYFMLGSLFERLEKTDAAARAFNSIAPTSPFKKAADARRIEVLKAGGQVDLAEELTRDALIKEPGNYDMLVTLAGILQGKEKFTEAIGYFDKAIAQIKTPQENDWYVYFARGVSYERTGNWPLAERDMKMALKLNSTQPSVLNYLGYSWIDRGENVDEARTMIEEAVKARPLDGFIVDSLGWVYYLTGDYQKSVETLEKAVRLEPGDATITHHLGDAYWRVGRKVEARFQWRHALEGELKQDERDTILLKLENGLSDVKEKP; encoded by the coding sequence ATGAAATTACAGCCGCTTATTGCGACTATCCTTTTGCTCGCTTCTGGCGGCTGTGTGTCCTCTACAGGGGAGGATGCCGCGCCGACAGTGTCGCCGCTTTATAGTGAAAATAGCTATACCGCTGATAGCGCAAGCTTTTACGGCCCATTTGTTGCAGCAACAGAAGCGCAGCACAGCGAGCGCTATCAGGCCTCGGCTGATTATTACCTCGAAGCCCTGAAGCTGGACCCTGACAGCAAGTTTGTTGCTGACCGTGCTTTCTTTCAGCTAATTTATGCAGGACGTATGGATGATGCGGCTAAAATTGCTGCAGAAATTAGTATGTCTAATGTAGATGAAGAAGACGATCTTGTTCATCTCTTTTATGTCCTTCAAGCCTTTAAGCAAAAAAACTGGCCGGATGTGCGGCTGCGCATGAACGAGAGATTAGGGACAGGTTTCGGCTATATTATTGCGCCCATTTTGTCCGCTTGGAGCTATGCCGCAGAGGGTGATTTGGTGGCGGCTCAAGCCGCATTGGCACCGCTTGGAGAAAACCCGCGGCTGGCAGGTATAGAGCAGGAACATCTAGCCTATATTTATGATTATTTAGGCGATTATGGCAAGGCTGCGGAGCAGTATAAAGTTGTTACGGCTATTGAACCTTCTGTATCTTTGCAGCCGGTGATTGCCTATGCGCATATGCTTTATAAAATGGGCCAAAAAGAAGCCGCCCGGGAGTTTTTAGGTCAGCAGATTACAAAATATGAAAGCCATAGTTTTCTACTGCGCGAAGGAGCGCAGGTAACAAATGGCTTGGCGCCTACGCATCAGGTTGATACGCCAAACGGTGCCCTTAGTATGGTGTTTTACAGGCTTGCGAGCGAATTTGCGCAAAATGGGTCGTTACAAACTGCAATTGTCTATTTGCGGGTTGCATCATACCTGACACCAGAGGTGTCCGATATATACTTTATGTTAGGCTCGCTTTTTGAACGCCTTGAAAAAACTGATGCTGCGGCGCGGGCATTTAACAGCATTGCCCCAACAAGCCCCTTTAAGAAGGCAGCAGATGCCCGGCGTATTGAAGTTTTAAAGGCCGGTGGGCAGGTTGATTTGGCAGAAGAACTAACTCGTGATGCCTTGATAAAAGAACCGGGCAATTACGATATGCTCGTTACGTTGGCTGGTATCCTGCAAGGGAAAGAAAAGTTTACGGAAGCTATTGGATATTTCGATAAAGCTATTGCGCAAATTAAAACCCCACAAGAAAATGACTGGTACGTTTATTTTGCGAGGGGGGTTTCATATGAGCGCACGGGCAACTGGCCGCTTGCAGAACGTGACATGAAAATGGCCCTCAAGCTTAACAGCACACAACCGAGTGTTTTGAACTATCTTGGCTATAGCTGGATTGACCGCGGCGAAAATGTTGATGAAGCCCGCACCATGATTGAAGAAGCTGTTAAGGCGCGCCCGCTGGATGGCTTTATTGTAGATAGCCTTGGCTGGGTTTATTATTTAACAGGTGATTATCAAAAGTCGGTTGAAACGCTTGAGAAGGCGGTTCGACTAGAGCCGGGGGACGCAACGATAACCCACCACCTGGGTGATGCATACTGGCGTGTTGGCCGCAAGGTAGAGGCCCGTTTCCAGTGGCGTCATGCGCTGGAAGGTGAACTCAAGCAGGATGAACGGGATACTATTCTTCTAAAGCTTGAAAATGGCCTGTCTGACGTTAAAGAAAAGCCATGA
- a CDS encoding electron transfer flavoprotein-ubiquinone oxidoreductase, which produces MERESMEFDVVIVGGGPAGLSAAIRLMQLAQEKDQELTVCVIEKGSEVGAHILSGAVVDPIALNELLPDWKEKGAPLNTPVTDNHHWILSEKGKIDFPHFLLPPLMSNKGMYTLSLGNLCRWLGEQAEALGVEVYPGFAGAEVLFHEDGRVKGVATGDMGIGRDGEPKASHMPGMELHAKYTLFAEGCRGSLSKQLEKEFNLRADTDHQTYGIGIKELWDIDPAKHVPGRVIHTQGWPLTDTVGGGFIYHQENNQVAIGFVVGLDYENPYLSPFDEMQRFKMHPAVKEILEGGRRVSYGARAINEGGLQSVPKLSFPGGALIGCAAGFVNVPRIKGSHNAMKSGMLAAEAAFDAVAAGSVGEVELTGYETAFKNSWIYKDLHRVRNARPSLSKFGITLGTVYSGLDMWLNNIGLGFLFPWTFKHVHKDHKALAKAKTAKPIDYPKPDGKLTFDKLSSVFLSNTNHEEDQPVHLKLADEMIPVTVNLKDYAGPEQRFCPAGVYEFVGDNPDEKRLQINAQNCVHCKTCDIKDYMQNINWVVPEGGGGPNYPNM; this is translated from the coding sequence ATGGAACGTGAATCCATGGAATTTGATGTAGTGATTGTTGGTGGTGGCCCGGCGGGGTTATCAGCAGCAATTCGCTTAATGCAACTGGCTCAGGAAAAAGATCAGGAATTAACAGTTTGCGTTATTGAGAAAGGCTCTGAAGTTGGGGCGCATATTCTCTCTGGTGCCGTTGTTGACCCGATCGCCCTGAACGAACTGCTACCTGACTGGAAAGAAAAAGGTGCACCTCTCAATACGCCTGTTACAGATAACCATCACTGGATACTGTCTGAAAAAGGCAAAATTGATTTTCCGCATTTTTTACTGCCGCCGCTTATGTCGAACAAAGGCATGTATACACTTTCGCTTGGGAACCTGTGTCGTTGGCTTGGGGAACAGGCAGAAGCGCTTGGTGTAGAAGTTTACCCGGGTTTTGCAGGCGCTGAGGTTTTGTTCCATGAGGATGGCCGCGTAAAAGGTGTTGCAACAGGTGACATGGGTATTGGCCGTGACGGCGAACCTAAGGCAAGCCATATGCCTGGCATGGAACTGCATGCTAAATATACGTTGTTTGCGGAAGGCTGCCGTGGCTCTCTCTCCAAGCAGCTTGAAAAAGAATTTAACCTGCGCGCAGACACAGACCACCAGACATATGGTATTGGTATCAAGGAACTGTGGGATATTGATCCGGCAAAACATGTGCCGGGCCGGGTTATCCATACACAGGGCTGGCCCCTGACAGACACTGTGGGCGGCGGCTTTATCTACCATCAGGAAAATAATCAGGTTGCGATCGGTTTTGTTGTCGGCCTTGATTATGAAAATCCATACCTTTCACCGTTTGATGAAATGCAGCGCTTTAAAATGCACCCTGCGGTTAAAGAGATTCTCGAAGGTGGCAGGCGCGTATCATACGGTGCGCGCGCCATTAATGAAGGCGGCTTGCAATCTGTACCTAAGCTTTCGTTCCCCGGCGGTGCTCTTATTGGGTGCGCGGCAGGGTTTGTAAATGTGCCGCGTATTAAAGGCAGCCATAATGCCATGAAATCTGGCATGTTGGCGGCGGAAGCTGCTTTTGATGCAGTTGCCGCAGGCTCTGTGGGTGAAGTGGAGCTCACGGGCTACGAAACAGCATTTAAAAATAGCTGGATATACAAAGACCTGCACCGTGTTCGGAATGCACGGCCATCTTTGTCAAAGTTTGGTATTACGCTGGGTACTGTGTATTCGGGCCTCGATATGTGGCTTAATAATATTGGCCTTGGCTTTTTGTTCCCGTGGACATTCAAGCATGTTCACAAGGATCATAAAGCGCTGGCAAAAGCTAAAACAGCGAAACCGATTGATTACCCAAAACCGGACGGAAAACTTACATTCGACAAACTGTCATCTGTTTTTCTGTCTAACACCAACCACGAGGAAGACCAGCCGGTTCACCTGAAACTTGCCGATGAAATGATTCCTGTGACAGTAAACCTTAAAGACTATGCCGGGCCTGAGCAGCGTTTTTGCCCGGCCGGTGTTTACGAGTTTGTTGGGGATAATCCAGACGAGAAACGCCTGCAGATCAATGCGCAAAACTGTGTGCACTGTAAAACCTGCGACATTAAAGATTACATGCAGAATATTAACTGGGTTGTGCCTGAAGGTGGGGGTGGACCAAACTATCCGAATATGTAA
- a CDS encoding uracil-DNA glycosylase — protein sequence MNQGMAENHDPKALLEWYIAMGVDEVIADTPVDRFTEPKNQNTPSAITQPASASHAARPVTRTPLPDAAQIPTPIAARPTQPTSGAGAEAALKVATACTSIAELKEALEAFDGGLLKRSAKNTVFADGAPDSPLMVIGDTPGSEEDISGTPFVGPAGILLDKMLAAIDMGRGRGAYLTNLCPWRPLGNAVPDAKTIEMLLPFTKRHIELAAPKVIMLLGGLPMKALFDTSDGISRQRGKWKELTIADHNFAAIATYHPDFLLSQPLQKAAAWHDLLLIKEKLTQL from the coding sequence ATGAACCAAGGCATGGCAGAAAATCACGACCCCAAAGCTCTTCTTGAATGGTATATTGCCATGGGGGTTGATGAAGTTATTGCCGATACTCCAGTGGACAGGTTCACGGAACCTAAGAATCAAAACACACCTTCTGCCATAACACAGCCTGCCTCAGCCTCACATGCTGCAAGGCCGGTTACCCGCACGCCCTTGCCTGATGCCGCCCAAATACCAACACCTATTGCAGCAAGGCCAACACAGCCTACAAGCGGGGCCGGGGCAGAAGCTGCCTTGAAAGTTGCTACAGCATGCACGTCTATCGCTGAGCTTAAAGAAGCACTTGAAGCTTTTGATGGTGGGCTTTTGAAACGCTCGGCCAAAAACACTGTCTTTGCAGACGGCGCGCCAGACAGCCCCTTAATGGTGATAGGTGACACGCCCGGCAGTGAAGAAGATATATCCGGCACCCCTTTTGTGGGGCCTGCGGGTATCCTCCTTGATAAAATGCTGGCTGCTATTGATATGGGGCGCGGGCGCGGTGCCTATCTCACAAACCTTTGCCCGTGGCGACCGCTTGGGAATGCTGTGCCTGACGCAAAAACCATTGAGATGCTATTACCCTTTACGAAGCGCCACATTGAACTGGCTGCCCCAAAGGTAATTATGCTGCTTGGTGGGTTGCCGATGAAAGCCCTGTTCGATACATCTGACGGTATTTCAAGGCAGCGCGGCAAATGGAAAGAACTGACAATTGCTGACCATAATTTTGCTGCAATAGCTACATATCATCCTGACTTCCTGCTAAGCCAGCCTTTGCAAAAGGCTGCTGCATGGCACGACCTGCTATTAATTAAGGAAAAATTGACCCAGTTATGA
- a CDS encoding lytic transglycosylase domain-containing protein produces the protein MSMISISAIFRNNWFSAFALCTCLFAVSEQAYSAPQTSSVIPEILTAADIERYQEIFALQEQAQWQTADKLIKKLKNPILLGHVEFQRYMHPTGYRSKFNELSKWLSQYADHPDAWRLYRLARKRQGKAATPQRPIDTRYPGVTGQAGTPKPPLPPRNIHERRSITTFAANVRKYVRKGEPEWAEKRYWAMERRDLLVPHEKANALERIAASYYYKGNDEKAIILASLAADLARESEPESDWIAGLALWRTGDIEGAYKHFKLLSDAEQASDWLLAAGNFWASRSALRFGDYDDSISYLKRASTYHETFYGLLAGRQLGIIPDIDWSVPELTKAYMQTLLAYPATKRALALAEIGRNDMADEELRLLWGREGTDVQSELLALSAALNLPALQTRLGRAGGTGETPTTATRYPLPDWEPAGGFNLDKALIFAMVKKESDFRIQAKSRVGAGGLMQVMPSTAHFITKKGSLLRRNSKRLYEPEFNMALGQRYIEYLMEMDYVEGNLFMTLAAYNGGPGSLMSWRREVDYGADPLLFIESIGFYETRNYIERVMANLWLYRMRMGQDTPSLDAIAAGAWPILERLDTEVPESPDEAR, from the coding sequence ATGAGTATGATAAGCATCTCCGCGATCTTTAGAAATAACTGGTTCAGTGCTTTTGCGCTTTGCACATGCCTTTTTGCTGTCTCTGAACAGGCTTATAGCGCCCCCCAGACTAGTTCTGTTATTCCAGAGATACTGACGGCCGCCGATATTGAACGCTATCAGGAAATATTCGCTCTTCAGGAACAGGCCCAGTGGCAAACAGCCGACAAGCTGATTAAAAAACTGAAAAACCCGATTCTACTAGGGCATGTGGAATTTCAGCGCTACATGCACCCAACAGGCTACCGCAGTAAATTTAATGAACTATCTAAATGGCTCAGCCAGTATGCAGACCACCCAGACGCATGGCGGCTGTACCGGCTGGCGCGCAAAAGGCAAGGCAAAGCAGCAACGCCCCAGCGCCCCATTGACACACGCTACCCCGGCGTAACCGGGCAAGCAGGCACACCCAAACCGCCGCTGCCGCCACGCAATATTCATGAACGCCGTTCTATCACCACTTTTGCAGCCAACGTACGTAAATATGTCCGTAAAGGCGAACCCGAATGGGCAGAAAAACGCTACTGGGCCATGGAGCGCCGGGATCTGTTGGTGCCACACGAAAAAGCCAACGCGCTGGAGCGTATCGCCGCTAGCTATTACTATAAAGGTAATGACGAGAAAGCGATTATTCTAGCAAGCCTTGCGGCTGACCTTGCTCGCGAAAGTGAGCCCGAAAGCGACTGGATTGCAGGCCTTGCACTGTGGCGAACTGGTGACATTGAAGGGGCCTATAAACATTTCAAACTCTTGAGCGATGCCGAACAAGCAAGTGACTGGCTCTTGGCTGCTGGTAATTTCTGGGCCAGTCGGTCTGCCCTCAGGTTTGGCGACTATGACGATTCTATAAGCTACCTAAAACGTGCCAGCACCTACCATGAAACCTTTTACGGGCTGCTGGCTGGCCGCCAACTTGGTATTATTCCCGATATTGACTGGTCAGTACCTGAGCTAACAAAAGCCTATATGCAAACGCTGCTGGCTTACCCTGCCACCAAACGGGCGCTAGCCCTTGCTGAAATAGGCCGAAATGACATGGCCGATGAAGAACTACGGCTGTTATGGGGCCGTGAAGGCACGGATGTGCAATCAGAGCTTCTGGCTCTGTCTGCCGCCCTTAATCTTCCAGCACTGCAAACCCGGCTTGGCCGCGCTGGTGGCACGGGTGAAACCCCCACTACAGCGACCCGCTACCCCTTGCCTGACTGGGAACCTGCTGGCGGCTTTAATCTTGATAAAGCCCTGATATTTGCCATGGTTAAAAAAGAAAGTGATTTCCGCATACAAGCCAAAAGCCGGGTTGGGGCTGGTGGCCTTATGCAGGTAATGCCCTCAACAGCCCATTTTATAACCAAAAAAGGCTCGCTGTTGCGGCGTAACAGTAAACGCCTGTACGAGCCTGAATTCAACATGGCACTAGGGCAGCGCTATATTGAATACCTTATGGAAATGGACTATGTAGAAGGCAACCTGTTTATGACCCTTGCGGCCTATAATGGTGGCCCCGGTAGCCTGATGTCCTGGCGCAGAGAAGTAGATTACGGTGCAGACCCCTTACTCTTCATTGAATCGATCGGTTTCTATGAAACCCGTAATTATATTGAACGTGTTATGGCAAACCTCTGGCTCTACCGCATGCGAATGGGGCAAGACACACCAAGCCTTGATGCCATAGCAGCAGGTGCATGGCCTATTTTAGAGCGCCTTGACACAGAAGTGCCAGAAAGCCCCGACGAAGCACGCTAA
- the moaB gene encoding molybdenum cofactor biosynthesis protein B → MAKIDETRTFIAVNIAIMTVSDTRTEADDTSGDTLADRVHKAGHTIAARAIVKDDKPSITAQLQAWMADKNIDVVISTGGTGITGRDVTPECFEALYTKAIPGFGELFRMLSYDTIGTSTIQSRATGGIAGTTLLFALPGSTGAVKDGWDKILSTQLDNRYRPCNFVELMSRFGEV, encoded by the coding sequence GTGGCTAAAATTGATGAAACCCGCACCTTTATTGCCGTAAACATTGCTATTATGACGGTGTCTGACACCAGGACAGAGGCTGACGACACATCAGGCGACACCTTAGCAGACCGCGTTCATAAAGCAGGTCATACTATAGCTGCCAGAGCGATTGTAAAAGATGACAAGCCCTCTATCACCGCACAGCTACAAGCATGGATGGCCGATAAAAACATTGATGTTGTCATTTCAACAGGTGGCACCGGCATCACCGGCCGCGATGTAACACCAGAATGCTTTGAAGCACTTTATACAAAAGCCATACCGGGTTTTGGCGAACTCTTCAGAATGCTTTCGTATGATACGATCGGCACCAGTACAATTCAGAGCCGTGCAACAGGCGGCATTGCCGGTACTACACTGTTGTTTGCCCTGCCCGGCTCCACCGGTGCCGTAAAAGACGGCTGGGACAAAATCCTTTCCACCCAACTCGACAACCGCTACCGCCCTTGTAATTTTGTTGAACTAATGTCCCGCTTCGGTGAAGTGTAA